A DNA window from Gemmatimonadota bacterium contains the following coding sequences:
- a CDS encoding sulfatase-like hydrolase/transferase has product MNKPNIIIVLADDMGYGDSSAYGGWIHTPAMEKMAREGLKFTDFHSSGAVCSPTRAGLLTGRYQQRAGVPKVIGADPNSADHYVGLYPSEITFPKLLKQAGYTSAIFGKWHLGYDKKFNPIHHDFDRFRGYVSGNIDYISHYDRMEVYDWWEGLEHIEEEGYTTHLITQHSVQFIKDHKDTPFCLYVAHEAVHTPLQGPDDPAIRGPEKADFHPDDPRETYCQMMKAMDDSLAEIMGTVRELGIEENTLVFFFSDNGGTRQNPESNAPLRGNKGTVWEGGHRVPAIAWWPGTIAPNSVTDQLAISIDLFPTMCDLAQTSAPDNHFDGISLKSTLLGENEPDARQLFWNGLAMRDDKYKLVIDKGTPHLFDLSQDISESNDLASQQPDRVQQMCHAIDAWKRDVADGATPQPEHDAKAIQ; this is encoded by the coding sequence ATGAACAAACCCAACATCATCATCGTACTCGCCGACGACATGGGCTATGGTGATTCCAGTGCGTACGGGGGCTGGATCCACACGCCCGCAATGGAAAAAATGGCCCGCGAAGGGCTTAAATTCACCGACTTTCACTCCAGCGGCGCGGTTTGCAGCCCCACGCGCGCCGGACTACTCACCGGACGCTATCAACAGCGCGCAGGCGTGCCCAAAGTGATCGGTGCCGATCCCAACAGCGCCGACCACTATGTGGGATTGTACCCCTCTGAAATCACCTTTCCCAAACTACTCAAACAAGCTGGCTACACCTCTGCCATCTTTGGCAAATGGCACCTCGGGTACGACAAAAAATTCAATCCCATACACCACGACTTTGATCGCTTTCGCGGATATGTAAGCGGCAACATCGACTACATCTCGCACTACGACCGCATGGAAGTGTACGACTGGTGGGAGGGCCTCGAACACATCGAAGAAGAAGGCTATACCACACACCTCATCACCCAGCATTCCGTACAATTCATCAAAGACCACAAAGACACGCCCTTTTGCCTCTACGTTGCACACGAAGCCGTACACACCCCATTGCAGGGACCTGACGACCCCGCCATTCGCGGCCCTGAAAAAGCGGACTTTCATCCCGACGACCCCCGAGAAACCTATTGCCAGATGATGAAAGCCATGGACGATAGCCTGGCCGAAATCATGGGCACAGTCCGAGAACTCGGCATTGAGGAAAACACCCTCGTCTTCTTCTTTTCCGACAACGGCGGCACCCGTCAAAACCCCGAATCCAACGCTCCGTTGCGCGGGAACAAAGGCACCGTATGGGAAGGCGGCCACCGCGTCCCCGCCATTGCATGGTGGCCCGGAACAATTGCCCCCAACAGCGTCACCGACCAACTCGCCATCAGCATCGACCTCTTTCCCACCATGTGCGACCTCGCTCAAACATCCGCGCCCGACAATCACTTTGATGGCATCAGCCTCAAATCCACCCTCCTGGGCGAAAATGAACCGGATGCCCGACAATTATTCTGGAATGGTCTTGCCATGCGCGACGACAAGTACAAACTCGTAATCGACAAAGGCACGCCGCATCTCTTCGACCTATCCCAGGACATATCGGAAAGCAACGACCTCGCATCGCAACAACCCGACCGCGTCCAGCAAATGTGCCATGCAATCGATGCCTGGAAACGAGACGTAGCCGATGGCGCAACGCCTCAACCTGAACACGATGCAAAAGCGATACAGTGA